Part of the Xiphophorus couchianus chromosome 19, X_couchianus-1.0, whole genome shotgun sequence genome is shown below.
atttttatcaGCACAAGGTTACTGATAATTAGTTATCTTGTGTTATATACATGGCGTGGACGAAATGGACGAAATCGATGAGGAGGTCAAGCGTGCCCGACTGAAGGGACCGAAGACTGGAGCCAATTGAGGAAAACCAGGCTGCCAGTTTCTTTATGGACCTTGTGATTTGTCCTGCTCTTAATAAGGAGAGTATGGACGATGCCACTAATATTCCATACCtggctgtgattttttttaaaatttgagaCAGAGCAggactttgctttgttttgataatAGGGTTTCAAaggtattttgttttgaattcaaTCCTTGTTGTGGAAAACTCCCTGCTGGAGCCAGTGTCGTCGTCACACTTGTATTttgctttctgtgtgtttgctcAATTTCTAACCAGTTTATTAATCTATGGATCTGCTTCTGTATTGTTTACAACCGCCTGGGTCACAGTCACAGTGAATTAACAGCAGCAGGGAAGAAACAATTCTGTCTTCCCATCTATTCACAACACAGCAAGAATACTCACTCCCTGATACACTGACTCCCTTCCAGGCATCTGGAGGCTGTTTGGGAAATGACCTGGTTATGGGTCAGCTATATTCTGTCTTAGTGTGGTGAAACAGTCTCAGACAACCTTAGCCAAATCAGACCACACTGGTGTAGACACAGACTTTTGTATGGATCTGTATTCTCTGCTGTGACAATCAGGACTGCATGTAGATGTCCAGAACTACGTTTTAATAATCAGTAAATAGCTGACGATACAGCATGCAgcaaatttaagcaaaaaagtttttttgggCTCAGTTTTGTCAGTGTGGATATTTGAAGCATTCCTCCTCTCAGAGCGCATACCTGCACTGGATTCAAGTAGCACTTCACACAAGGGGCATTCCTCCAAAGATACTGATTGTATTTATGTGAGTGTGACCTACTTCCTGAGCACATCAGGTGCCCAGCATGCAGCAGCCACTGCAGAGGGGAGGATCCACAACACCACCACACAAATGCGGTCTCCCCTCAAGGGCAAATCTGAAGGATAGAGTCTCATCCTCCTTAGGAGCAGCAGCTGGCATACACATTTAGAGAAGAGacaaacatcaaaatatttAGGGTAATTATGATAATGTGTGTCCTGAATGGGAAAAGACTATCAACAAATTGAcccactgataaaaaaaataaaaaataaattttaaaaaaccactGACTTCAGTGCTATCTACATTGTTTTTGGACAGCATGACACAAAGTTGACAAAATGCTATACATTATAATAGTGATGCttcaaaaagagagaaacagaaaaaaagattgtaTCAAAAACATCTGTGTTGgcatttttagattttggaGCTGTATTTAACGCAGGTGGTTTATAGTAAATATAAAAGAGAGCAAAGATCATATTACGTGGAGTTCCTCAGGGTCTAATTCTTGGGCCACTTTCATTTAGTGTCTTTATAACCTCCTTAAACCAGATTATGTAGCTTTACAATATCTGTCGCCATTCATTTGTTGATGACACACAACTTTATATTTACCACATGATTAAAGTCCACAACAGTCAAcgataatgataataaaagaagaaacaacagGTTTGTGATCAAAGCACAACCTTGGGACTGCTTTGGTGAGAGTTTTAAATGGCACAGTACATCTTGACACCTTAATTTGGTCTGAATATCACAGCATCTTGTTGCTCCGTTTGACATACAGTAGTTGATAACATATAATAGATCATATAAAAAAGTGGGTGGGATTTTAAGCTATTGTGTCTTAAATAATGGAAAGaaatttcagggttttttaatatattttctgaattaCTTGGTGTACAAATGGCACTATGcaaatacatttgctttgccTCAGATGAACCAGAATGTGTGGTGGAGGCTATTTGGGGAGGATAATAAATCAGTGTAATTTGCTACTTCCGCATTAAATATTCGAAATAAGCTTTCACACTGGTGCCAGCTCAGCCTGAGTGATGTCTTTGTGGAAACCAGTAATGGCTGAAATGTGTGCAAACCTAATCACCTGGTGAGGCCAAAATAAATCATACAGTTTGCTtgtttggaacaaaaaaaattaagacaaaaatgctTGTATGTAAATATGGTATAAAAATTTAATGATGCTTTGAAGTTatcatgctttaaaaaaacaaaaacaaacaacaacaatcagAGAAGCATTGAAATCACAAAGTGACGTGTGAATATAAAGTACAGCGGTGctactgttttccttttttatcattttttccTACTTTCTTAACAAAATATAGAAGTCTGGTGGCACAGAGGAGCAAAGTTGTAAGACAAACTCTGGCTTTGTCTCCTTCACCCGAAGAAATATGCTATTATTTACAAAAGGATTTATACATCAAGTCATTATTCATTTACGCTTGCAAACAGAAAGGCATTCACACATATATTCAATGTGCAatgatgaaatgaaaacatgaaatccaAGATGTTTTTTACTGCCTCACTGCTTTGAATgtttgcaaaatataaaatatttcttatcaCAGCATACCTGGAAATAGCTTTGCattagcaataaaaaacaattatgacCCATTGTTCAAAActgtgcaacaaaaaacaaaaaacagcacatCATAGCAAACTGCTCCTCCCCTTAGCAGGTTCACAGGGCGTGGCAGTGGATTTGACAGGAAGCCCACAGCCATATGATTTCATTTAGAACATATTTCACAGCTATTTACAGGAGGCAAGTTGCGCGTATAAAAGAATAGCTTTCTTTGAAAGTGacaagtaattatttttttgtgaggGTAGAAGTTATCTGCTGTCAATGAGGCAGTTGTGATTAAGTCTCAGGAGCGTTTGAGTTCAGATAATTTGcggagaagctgctgctgcctggtTCGGAGGCGCTTCTTCTCCTGTAGGTGTCGCCTCTCCCTGAGATGCAGCTCCTCTAGGTAATCCGTCGCCTGGGTCAGGATAGCCACCTTGGGGGCCTTGGCCGACTCGAGGCTGGGGATTTGATCCCGCAGGGCGGTGAAGCGGGACCTGAGGTcgttcctcctcttcctctccagaaagTTGTGGTTTCGCCTGCGGTCAGAGTCCTCCGCATCCGAGTTCAGCGGGGTGTCCGAGGGGGAAGGCGGCAGCTGGTGGGATGTCGTGCAGGCACGCTTGCTCAAAGGCTCCTCTTCGTAGTCATCgtcatcctcctcatcctcttctgGGTCACTGTCCGGCGAGCGGGCTGCGTAgttgtgctgctgctgatggatgGACACGTGGAAGCTTTTGGGGCAGGGGTCCGCGCGGACCCTAATGGTGACCGGTTTCCTCCCACTCAGCAGCCGCACTCGGTTCTGCTTGCTCTCCACGGTGACCACGTCGATTTCTTCCTCATCATCTGTCATCACAGAAGAAAATAACTCATGAATTCCCAGTGGAAAAGTTCATAGAGGGCATTGCACAGTCATCCTAAAACAACGGGTTTCTACAAAGAGGGTTAAAATGTAACTGAAACAGCAACAAGGAAGAAACGTTCGCAATAATGAGGCTCCAATCAATGGCTAGTCCATAATCTAAATGAGGAGATTCAAAGGTAGATGGCATTAATTAAGCTGGTAAATGTTTAACTTCACTCTGTAAGGTGTTCAGGAAGCGGAAGTGCAGGGGTGGTACCAAGAGGGGGGGATGGAGGGTTTGAGGCATTCCTAGAGATTTGCAACACAACTGTTCTCTTGTCAGACTTTCTTGGCAGcatctcaaaaatatttcttcagccAATCAAAAAAGTGATTCTAGAGTAGCTATGaatcaccagctggtgatgtAGCAGTTTCTGAACTataccagaaaacaaaaatgacaaaactcacTGATACATCTGACGTATTTAGAGCTGAGGCAAGAAAATGTGGATGCATGAATCCAGTGAATAACGTCTATCAACAGGAGCTTGAGATTATTTTTGATTGGATCTGGGTTCATACTTATGTGACCTGAGTCAGAAGGCTAAAAGGGAATCAAAACCAAGCTAAGTGAAAATAGCAGTTTTGGATAATAACACAGAATactctttagtcaaattaattcCTGTTGCAACAATGTGCCTTGTTTAATCTAGTTTTACTTGCTAATGTTATTTCTAAATCAAAATAGATAATTGACATGGTACAAATCTGGGAAATGACCGGGTATTATgattttttataatatattttacactatttacaatatattttgaaaatgtatcatATTTTTCTGGCCCCACACTTTAACAtcaagattaaatatttaggataaaacaaaatacaaatagtAAACTAAGATTGGCATGGATGAAAAAACATGCCAGCATAAATTTTGATAAAAAGCTACTCGAAACAATAAATTTATGAGGTAGaatttaggttgtttttttcttttgttatcaTGGTTTATGGCAGCAACACAACTTGGCTTTTGATTGTAGTGTGTGCCGTCCAGTGACATTAGTAGCCCCCATTTGGTCACCCCTCACAAAAGTTCCTGGAGACGCCCCTGTGCGCAATGGCAATAAATCATGAAGACAGAGTAAATCCGCCCCTCCAACTGCAACCAAAGATAAAGAACCGAGGGCTGTTTGCCTTAAAGTGATAGGGGCGCGGTTTTTAAAAGGAAGCATGACCCGTTCAGAGCAAGCAGAAGGCGCTTTTTgtcaaagaaagagagagagagaaaaacaagtcTTATTTGAGGTTGATCTGGACAACCACTTTGCCTCGGTGCCGCCTTGCTTTTTCCAAATAACCCATTGTTGGTGGGCACAATATAAGCCAGAGACAGGGCAGGGTGTGGCTGTCCTTACCGGAGGAATCAGAGCGAGACTCTGAGCCAGACGACGCTGgctttctgcagctgctggcgGGGAAGGTAAGAACGGCGGCGGGGTCCACGCAGTCTATAGCCGCTGAGATGAGACCACCCGTTGAGGCGCACTGAGTCTTCGTGGCCCGGACTGAGATCTGTTGGGGAGCCGGGGTCTGAGCCGCAGCCGCCGACACTTTCTCAGAACTACTCCACATGCAGTCCTGGATGATGTGCGCACTGAGGTTATCAAAAAGCTCCGCGGGGTCGGGCGTGAACGCACCCTCACACACCTCATCCGGCCCCAGCACCTTGGTCAACCAGTTTAACTTGTCCCCCGGAGAGAAGTGCAAGGCAGAGTCACACAGAGTCCTGTGGGGGGACATGGGAGGGGTGGGCAGCAGCTCGAACTTTTTCCAGATATCCTCACTGGGCGCAGTGGACTTATAAAAATCCTCCTCGGTGTCGAAATCGTGGAAAAAATAAGACTGGAAACAATCAAACTCCATGTTTAGGCTGATAAAATCCACGTTAATCCCAGAAATGAGGGAGATCCTGTGAAGTCCAGAGAAAGACATTATTAATCACGTtacatctaaaagtttctcCCGTCAGACTGATCAAATAACCATCTAATGGGACATCATTCCGGGAACAACTGACTTCCAACAAATGGGACCACATTAATTATTAATCCCATCTTGCGGATGCGGATGCGCTCTTTGCAGTGATGGATACAGGCTTTCACTGAATAAGGTTACTGCATataataacacacacacattgtatCTCACGTTATCTTATGTTTAAATTCAAGTCACGGTTAATTTAGTGAATAAAGAATAGCTTTCAGAAATCTCAAAGCCAAAGTGAAGCATTTCCTGAAATGCAGTTAGAGCTTTGTTCGGTACTAAAGcactaaaggaaaaaaaaaagtgagcagAGACCGggttaaaacacatcaaaggaGCTCCATTTCCTCACCAGAAACTCAGCGTGTAAGAATTAAAAGTACTCACCGGATCTCTGCAGGTTCCAAAAGCGCAATTCAGCACATTAAAATCCGCCTGTTTCAGCGGATGAAGTCACAAGAAGCTGACACCATCGATTGTAAAGCGGCGGAGAAAAGGGACGCTGTCTGGAAATCTGTTCCAGTTTACTATTAAAGAAATACgactttaaattaaaagcagagaaaacaccACCGGGGCTCAGACAACAAACGCAAGACCCGCCCGCCTCACAATAGAGAGCCCCACAGTGCGTTTTTCGCGCCAGTGAGATATCCTGTTATATGGCGATAAAAGCGCAGGGAGGAGCCGCAGCCGCAGCAATGTCTGCTGCGGTAGATCCGGGTAAAGCCCCTTTATTTGCATCAGAGACGTGGGGGAGGCGCACAGAACCCCGCCCAGGTATGCACCACCAGTCATGGCCACAATAACAGATTTACTATAACTGTTTCACTCCTATTAAGGGTGATAATGACAATGTCAGGGTAgaattgtaaattaaatataaggTAAATTTATTCTCGTCgcaaaaatgtgtgtttgtaaaAACGTAATATACCTTTGCAATTCAGTAAAGTGGGATATGATTCAAAAacgtaattttaaaaaaatcagttcagTTGAAAAATTAGAGGTTCATGACGCACAGTGTGGTAACATcgaggattttcttttctttttaattatggCTTACAGTTGTATAAACCTACAACTTAATTTACCAAATAATCCAAATACAACATGAGActagcagcaacaacaacaacaaaaaaactttaatccATAAAAGTTGAGTCATAGCTTATATGAGCTTAGGGAAGACAGTAGTCTACCAGACAGTCCTTTACAGCTAGGATAAGTGACAAAAGGTCTTGGCTAAACAGTCTGGTTCCATAGAGTGCTGCTGCCAAGCTTTTGATTGGAAAATTAGGTGGAGGGAAAAAGTGTGCTTATGCAATAGCATCATTGAGAGGATTGCAAAGTTAAACCCATTATAGAGTCTGTGGGGAATTCACAAGGTGTGAACCGTGGCTGGCCTCAGTGCTTCAGTGGATCAGGCACAGCTCTCCACTGGTTTTGGCCCGCTGTGTTTCATCAAGGTTTCCTGGAGCTGCTCTTGCCACCTGACAAGGTTGTgggcattttttgttttgccatttgcaacatttattgcaaacattttctttcacatttatatcattgttatttatttacatttttcaggaGGATCTCCAAATTCCCCAACTTTGGAAAATGCAATCTTGCTTCGTATGTAGTTCATGGGGTTCatgtcacttttttaaaaaaactgtgtgCACACTGTTGGCCACACCTCATGTCTTgtattattagtttatttctgttgttgatCCTCCATGCGTATCTTACAAAAGAGAAACCAACAGTTCTTATAAATATAGATAACtgatttcaggttatttttggcCAAAGTTACTTAGTATCACTCTAGAATGTCTTCATATCAGCAGGAATGATACATGGTTATTTAAGCATaattttgtacaataaaaaaacattactgaaaCATATAACTTCACACCTCTTGGCTTTACTCAAAGTaactctttttatttatctgcattatacattttgataacttttgcAGTCAGTAAAGCCATTGAGGCTAGCAGTTTGCTACATCCTGTTCAGGTTGACCTCAGAGTTGCATGTCTTTGAACAGGGGAAGGAAATAAGAGCTAAGAAAAGCAATCGCTGGGCAGAAAATGTAGACAGAAAGGTCACTTTACCACTTTACCAGGCTTGGCAATTAGACTTATCCCTATGTGTTTTCTGATAATTATATAGAAaagcttaaattatttttgaactgTTTGAACCAAAATTGAGAGCAATGTTACAAATTTCACTAGAAATGCTTTTtctagttcattttattttttacatctctAGATATTTGACTCTCTGCTACTTGAATGAGGTTTTGCTACATGTTGCACCTACCCTAATTATCTATCTATTATCTAATTACCAGCACTGAAATGAAAGATTACTTACTAACATATCACAGTGCATGCAAGATGACTGAGGTCAGCATTTATGACAGGGGTCACACCCAGGCTAGTTTGatgtcttccttttttctgACTGCAATTCTCAGACGTAAAGGCGACATGTGTCGACCTCGACGCCAAAGATTACTTGAAAGATTAACCTACTTTCCCCTAATCTCGTTAAAATTAGCAGAATTAAGAAATAATCTGCAACTTGGGTTACGTAAGGGCTTCTTTTCATTAATGTCAGTCAGATCAGACCAGTTTTAAACtaactagaacttttttttgACGCTCCATCGGtctgaaaatgtgtgaatttgGAGATGTGGTTTGTAAATTGTGCTACAAAGAAtctgaatcaaattaaaattggTTTCACACCCAGATGGAGACAAGACAACTAGGCTCGCTAATAGATGTTTATATTCCAAACTGTGAAGCCATTCTCACATTGTTGGGTGGAGTGCACAACTTTAAATGGTTTGCATTTCGACACAAAGGAGCACAATGAATGCCGTGTCGGGACTCGGCTGCTGAAGACTTCAGTAAGTGCCTGTAAAGAGAGTAATCTTCTTTAAGGAGCAAGCTTCAACAGCTGCAAACAAGTTCATGtcctaaaacaaacataactttatttgctcttaaaatctctttttacaTGGCAAAGGAAGACCACGCCTGAAAAACAGATGCTCTTGTCAGTGACCTGAAGCATTGGATTAATGGTGTTGAATCAAGCGGTGATTAAACAGGGAGCTGATTTGTCCAATTTAATGTCTGGTGTAATTAAACGCTCTGTGCTGACGGGCGAGCAGGAGGTTAGAGTTTACCAACGTCCGGTGATTGGAGAGCAGCAGGTCAGGATCATCCACCACCCCGTGTCTTTTGCCCCCTGCTAATATATTGATCCACTTTGCCTTTGCCTTGGCGTGGGTTTCTTTTTACTTAATTAATTGTGCATACactcaaaacaaaaccttcaacATCAAGGCACTGATTCGTGATGGGCATCTGTCGTCATTGAGTGTCTTGATGTCTAACACATATTTCTTAGCtgttttttaaagctacaaACCAAACttactttaaatacatttttgttgtcttgAGAGGAACATGTCATGCTCAGTgagcttttcttgttttgtttttacaccttATTTAACTGagctaaaaaaacaagcaaccaGACAGATACATCTGGTGACATAACTGACCAGaggactttttcttcttttgtcatctgtttttaatcaaattacagCAGAAATCCAAGCTCTCTTATACTGTCAGTGTACATTTGGttgtaaaatatacattaatggacaataaaataagacaattcAAATGTGCAAGATATCAGTTCTTTCTTGACAACACGGATGGCCAGTTAGGACTAACTGCTTCCTGCAGCAGACaagtaaaatgtgttgttttgaatTTCACAGTTTGACCAGTTTTTTTGTCccttgatctgaaacatttagttgTATCTTAATATTTTCATCTTAAGCAATATTTCAGCATTTGTTTGTGAGTTCATGTGATCACACCAAAGACACATTGCTTTGAAACTAAAAGTTTGATCTTCAGAGGAATGGACAGCATTCACTAAAAAAGGGTTTTAGAGGTTTAATATCTAGTTTTGGatcaaatcagacatttttgtttttctgaatccaaaatgaaactttggattgtttttttcgCATCACTTCAGAAGCTGAAGTGAAATTTGTCTTCATGGCAGAAtcatatatatatgtttttttcaaaatccaaagttaaatgtaacatttctattttgctgaatctaaaattaaagttttgctttaattatgCAGCTTCTTTGCATCCAGACACTAGAACTTGTACTCTTATTTTCGCATGTCTAAAAGATCTAAGTGCAATGGTGAACATATTTGTTCTGTCTGccattttacatgtttgctaTTTTTCTCTAACATTGGTGTAGTAGTTAACATGGCAACAAACCCAAATTCTTCTCTCAAACGTTATTTTGGATAACCTTCCTTTAGAGTTCATTTAAAGACAGTTAAGGAATGATTTTCAAATGCACTTTTAGTGGGACAAACAGATCAAGACTATTTTAAGTTCTTGCATTTGTTGCAATAAATCTGCAAtgttattttggtaaaaatctTCTGAGACAATGAATGGTCTCACACTGGAGAATCCACATTATGTCAGTCTAAAGTCCataaaagtttt
Proteins encoded:
- the mycla gene encoding protein L-Myc-1a, which encodes MEFDCFQSYFFHDFDTEEDFYKSTAPSEDIWKKFELLPTPPMSPHRTLCDSALHFSPGDKLNWLTKVLGPDEVCEGAFTPDPAELFDNLSAHIIQDCMWSSSEKVSAAAAQTPAPQQISVRATKTQCASTGGLISAAIDCVDPAAVLTFPASSCRKPASSGSESRSDSSDDEEEIDVVTVESKQNRVRLLSGRKPVTIRVRADPCPKSFHVSIHQQQHNYAARSPDSDPEEDEEDDDDYEEEPLSKRACTTSHQLPPSPSDTPLNSDAEDSDRRRNHNFLERKRRNDLRSRFTALRDQIPSLESAKAPKVAILTQATDYLEELHLRERRHLQEKKRLRTRQQQLLRKLSELKRS